A genome region from Solanum pennellii chromosome 12, SPENNV200 includes the following:
- the LOC107005585 gene encoding receptor kinase-like protein Xa21 isoform X2, with protein sequence MLSLRGGSLTGRIPQALFNMSSLKQLDLSNNSLSGSLPSVSSQCNLPHITGEISENTFRCKRLEVIQLADNMLTGSISKDIRNFTFLQILNLAENNFTGRLPAEVGSINLKKLNVHGNHLSGVIPSEVFNISTLQILDLNRNRLTGTLPSGLGLQFPNLQELYLGENELTGSIPSSISNASQLATIYMSLNSFTGSIPNLGNLRLLKRLFLAENNLTEGTSKGELKFLSYLTNCRHLETVDVSLNQLNGVLPSSLGNLSASLQIFSAFGSKIKGTIPVGVGNLTSLTGMYLDSNELTGVIPNTIGKLRNLERIYLEYNRLEGHLPTDICQLSKLGDIYISHNMIRGAIPACFGELKSLQRVFLDSNNLTSTIPLNFWNLNGLVGLNLSTNSFKGYLPSEISNLKVATNVDLSWNQFSGDIPSKIGSAQSIVYLSLAQNRLQGPIPESLSNLISLETLDLSSNNLSGMIPKSLEALRYLRYFNVSVNELEGEIPSGGCFSNFSAESFRQNHELCGVARLHVLPCRTKHSKSKTVSSLIKYVVPPLLSTILMVTVVLILIRKRNQHVKMKMEESQLAAILSPIAYLRNVSYLELVRATHSFSESNLLGKGSYGSVYRGELNDGTDVAVKVFNTLTEESTKSFYAECKILSNIRHRNLTKILSCCSTTDFKALVLDYMPNGNLEKWLYSQDCCLSMLQRLNIAIDIASALEYLHCGLTTPIVHCDLKPNNILLDEDMTAHLCDFGIAKIFEQDMDMAQTKTLATIGYMAPEYGTHGIVSTSGDIYSYGIILLEMFTGKKPTDDMFGETMNLKCFVGESLRRKSLMEVVDSDLIRDVQQFSEVIQQFVSSIFCLGLECLKDCPEDRMSISNVVDSLRKAKIEYLAIR encoded by the exons ATGCTAAGCCTAAGAGGTGGTTCACTAACAGGTCGAATTCCACAAGCTCTATTCAACATGTCCAGCTTAAAGCAACTCGATCTTTCAAACAACAGTTTGTCCGGGAGCCTACCATCCGTGAGCAGTCAATGTAATCTTCCTCACATAACTGGTGAAATCTCAGAAAACACATTCAGATGCAAACGCCTTGAAGTCATACAATTAGCAGACAATATGCTTACAGGCAGCATTTCTAAAGATATTCGAAACTTTACTTTCCTTCAGATtctaaatttagcagaaaacaaCTTTACAG GGAGATTACCAGCTGAGGTAGGTAGCATAAATCTGAAGAAACTTAACGTCCACGGAAATCACTTGTCAGGTGTCATTCCATCTGAAGTATTCAACATATCGACGTTGCAGATTCTAGACTTAAACAGAAACAGGCTCACAGGAACTCTTCCCTCAGGCTTAGGCCTTCAGTTTCCAAATCTGCAAGAGCTTTATTTAGGTGAGAATGAACTTACAGGATCAATCCCAAGCTCTATCTCAAATGCTTCACAGCTTGCTACTATATACATGTCCCTCAACTCGTTCACTGGCTCGATACCCAACCTTGGCAATTTAAGACTTTTGAAGAGGCTATTTCTAGCAGAGAATAACCTTACAGAGGGAACTTCCAAAGGAGAACTAAAATTCTTGTCCTATTTAACAAATTGTAGACATTTGGAAACCGTAGACGTGTCTTTAAATCAGTTAAATGGTGTCCTTCCAAGTTCATTAGGGAATCTCTCTGCTAGCCTTCAAATTTTCTCAGCATTTGGTAGCAAAATCAAGGGGACCATACCTGTGGGAGTTGGAAACTTGACAAGCTTGACCGGTATGTACTTGGATAGCAATGAGTTGACTGGAGTTATCCCGAATACAATTGGAAAGTTGAGAAATCTCGAACGTATATATCTGGAATACAATAGACTGGAAGGGCATCTCCCAACTGATATTTGCCAGTTGAGTAAGCTGGGGGATATCTACATAAGTCACAACATGATCCGTGGAGCCATACCAGCATGTTTTGGTGAACTCAAATCACTACAGAGAGTTTTCTTGGATTCAAACAATTTGACATCTACCATTCCATTGAACTTTTGGAACCTGAATGGCCTTGTAGGTTTGAACTTATCCACAAACTCTTTCAAAGGCTATTTACCATCAGAGATCTCTAATCTGAAGGTTGCAACAAACGTTGACTTATCGTGGAATCAATTTTCAGGAGATATCCCCAGCAAAATAGGAAGTGCACAATCAATAGTTTACCTTTCTTTGGCACAAAACCGATTGCAAGGTCCTATTCCTGAATCTTTGAGTAACTTGATAAGCTTAGAGACATTAGATTTGTCGTCCAACAATTTGTCCGGAATGATTCCAAAGTCTCTCGAGGCATTGAGGTATCTCCGATACTTCAATGTCTCTGTGAATGAATTGGAAGGAGAAATTCCATCAGGTGgatgtttttcaaatttcagtGCTGAATCTTTTAGGCAAAATCATGAGCTATGTGGAGTAGCTCGGCTACATGTTCTGCCCTGCCGGACAAAACATTCCAAGTCAAAAACTGTTTCGTCTTTGATTAAATATGTTGTTCCTCCTCTCTTGTCAACAATTCTCATGGTGACTGTTGTACTTATATTGATAAGAAAACGGAACCAACACGTAAAGATGAAGATGGAGGAATCACAGCTTGCTGCAATTCTTTCACCTATTGCATACTTGAGAAATGTTTCATATCTTGAACTTGTAAGAGCTACGCATTCTTTTTCTGAATCCAATCTACTAGGAAAGGGAAGTTACGGTTCAGTTTATCGAGGGGAACTCAACGATGGAACAGATGTAGCTGTAAAAGTTTTTAACACACTGACAGAAGAATCAACCAAGAGTTTCTATGCTGAATGTAAGATATTGAGCAACATCCGTCACCGGAACCTTACAAAGATCCTCAGTTGTTGTAGTACCACAGACTTCAAAGCTCTTGTATTAGATTACATGCCAAATGGTAATCTTGAAAAGTGGCTATATTCTCAAGATTGTTGTTTAAGTATGCTTCAAAGATTGAACATAGCAATAGATATTGCTTCAGCTTTAGAATATCTGCATTGTGGTCTAACAACTCCTATTGTACACTGTGACTTGAAGCCTAACAATATCCTGTTAGATGAAGATATGACTGCACATCTTTGCGATTTCGGGATCGCAAAAATTTTTGAGCAAGACATGGATATGGCTCAAACCAAGACACTAGCCACCATTGGATATATGGCACCAG AGTATGGAACTCATGGGATAGTTTCAACAAGTGGAGATATCTACAGCTATGGCATTATATTGTTGGAAATGTTTACAGGAAAAAAACCAACTGATGATATGTTCGGGGAGACAATGAACTTGAAATGTTTCGTGGGCGAAAGCTTACGTAGAAAATCTTTAATGGAAGTTGTGGATTCTGATTTGATTAGAGATGTTCAACAGTTCTCTGAAGTAATACAACAGTTTGTGTCATCTATTTTTTGTTTGGGATTGGAATGTCTAAAAGATTGTCCTGAAGACAGAATGAGCATTAGTAATGTTGTGGATAGCCTTAGAAAAGctaaaattgaatatttagcAATTAGATAA
- the LOC107005585 gene encoding LRR receptor-like serine/threonine-protein kinase FLS2 isoform X1 encodes MNDNTFDGLIPPVLGNNTKLKRLVLSYNMLHGNIPQEIGNLSMLIIVDTKYNVLTGSIPSELFNISSLKRIDLTGNSLTGGLAPDICSNHRLVELQGIFLSANQLHGLIPSTFHLCKELQDLSLSYNEFSGKIPDEIGYITKLKTLYLGINNFIGGIPEYLGNLTYLEMLSLRGGSLTGRIPQALFNMSSLKQLDLSNNSLSGSLPSVSSQCNLPHITGEISENTFRCKRLEVIQLADNMLTGSISKDIRNFTFLQILNLAENNFTGRLPAEVGSINLKKLNVHGNHLSGVIPSEVFNISTLQILDLNRNRLTGTLPSGLGLQFPNLQELYLGENELTGSIPSSISNASQLATIYMSLNSFTGSIPNLGNLRLLKRLFLAENNLTEGTSKGELKFLSYLTNCRHLETVDVSLNQLNGVLPSSLGNLSASLQIFSAFGSKIKGTIPVGVGNLTSLTGMYLDSNELTGVIPNTIGKLRNLERIYLEYNRLEGHLPTDICQLSKLGDIYISHNMIRGAIPACFGELKSLQRVFLDSNNLTSTIPLNFWNLNGLVGLNLSTNSFKGYLPSEISNLKVATNVDLSWNQFSGDIPSKIGSAQSIVYLSLAQNRLQGPIPESLSNLISLETLDLSSNNLSGMIPKSLEALRYLRYFNVSVNELEGEIPSGGCFSNFSAESFRQNHELCGVARLHVLPCRTKHSKSKTVSSLIKYVVPPLLSTILMVTVVLILIRKRNQHVKMKMEESQLAAILSPIAYLRNVSYLELVRATHSFSESNLLGKGSYGSVYRGELNDGTDVAVKVFNTLTEESTKSFYAECKILSNIRHRNLTKILSCCSTTDFKALVLDYMPNGNLEKWLYSQDCCLSMLQRLNIAIDIASALEYLHCGLTTPIVHCDLKPNNILLDEDMTAHLCDFGIAKIFEQDMDMAQTKTLATIGYMAPEYGTHGIVSTSGDIYSYGIILLEMFTGKKPTDDMFGETMNLKCFVGESLRRKSLMEVVDSDLIRDVQQFSEVIQQFVSSIFCLGLECLKDCPEDRMSISNVVDSLRKAKIEYLAIR; translated from the exons ATGAACGATAACACGTTTGATGGTCTTATTCCACCAGTTTTAGGCAACAACACAAAGCTGAAGAGATTGGTACTGTCATACAATATGTTACATGGAAACATACCTCAAGAGATAGGAAACCTTTCCATGCTGATAATAGTTGACACTAAGTATAATGTGCTTACAGGATCTATACCATCTGAATTATTCAACATCTCATCGTTGAAAAGAATCGATCTCACTGGTAATAGTCTAACAGGTGGACTAGCACCCGATATCTGCAGTAATCATCGTCTTGTTGAGCTTCAAGGAATATTTTTATCCGCGAATCAACTTCATGGACTGATCCCATCGACGTTTCATCTTTGCAAGGAACTTCAGGATTTATCCTTGTCCTACAATGAATTTAGTGGAAAAATCCCAGATGAAATTGGATATATAACCAAGCTCAAGACGTTATATTTGGGGATAAACAATTTCATAG GTGGAATTCCTGAATATTTAGGCAATCTTACATATTTGGAGATGCTAAGCCTAAGAGGTGGTTCACTAACAGGTCGAATTCCACAAGCTCTATTCAACATGTCCAGCTTAAAGCAACTCGATCTTTCAAACAACAGTTTGTCCGGGAGCCTACCATCCGTGAGCAGTCAATGTAATCTTCCTCACATAACTGGTGAAATCTCAGAAAACACATTCAGATGCAAACGCCTTGAAGTCATACAATTAGCAGACAATATGCTTACAGGCAGCATTTCTAAAGATATTCGAAACTTTACTTTCCTTCAGATtctaaatttagcagaaaacaaCTTTACAG GGAGATTACCAGCTGAGGTAGGTAGCATAAATCTGAAGAAACTTAACGTCCACGGAAATCACTTGTCAGGTGTCATTCCATCTGAAGTATTCAACATATCGACGTTGCAGATTCTAGACTTAAACAGAAACAGGCTCACAGGAACTCTTCCCTCAGGCTTAGGCCTTCAGTTTCCAAATCTGCAAGAGCTTTATTTAGGTGAGAATGAACTTACAGGATCAATCCCAAGCTCTATCTCAAATGCTTCACAGCTTGCTACTATATACATGTCCCTCAACTCGTTCACTGGCTCGATACCCAACCTTGGCAATTTAAGACTTTTGAAGAGGCTATTTCTAGCAGAGAATAACCTTACAGAGGGAACTTCCAAAGGAGAACTAAAATTCTTGTCCTATTTAACAAATTGTAGACATTTGGAAACCGTAGACGTGTCTTTAAATCAGTTAAATGGTGTCCTTCCAAGTTCATTAGGGAATCTCTCTGCTAGCCTTCAAATTTTCTCAGCATTTGGTAGCAAAATCAAGGGGACCATACCTGTGGGAGTTGGAAACTTGACAAGCTTGACCGGTATGTACTTGGATAGCAATGAGTTGACTGGAGTTATCCCGAATACAATTGGAAAGTTGAGAAATCTCGAACGTATATATCTGGAATACAATAGACTGGAAGGGCATCTCCCAACTGATATTTGCCAGTTGAGTAAGCTGGGGGATATCTACATAAGTCACAACATGATCCGTGGAGCCATACCAGCATGTTTTGGTGAACTCAAATCACTACAGAGAGTTTTCTTGGATTCAAACAATTTGACATCTACCATTCCATTGAACTTTTGGAACCTGAATGGCCTTGTAGGTTTGAACTTATCCACAAACTCTTTCAAAGGCTATTTACCATCAGAGATCTCTAATCTGAAGGTTGCAACAAACGTTGACTTATCGTGGAATCAATTTTCAGGAGATATCCCCAGCAAAATAGGAAGTGCACAATCAATAGTTTACCTTTCTTTGGCACAAAACCGATTGCAAGGTCCTATTCCTGAATCTTTGAGTAACTTGATAAGCTTAGAGACATTAGATTTGTCGTCCAACAATTTGTCCGGAATGATTCCAAAGTCTCTCGAGGCATTGAGGTATCTCCGATACTTCAATGTCTCTGTGAATGAATTGGAAGGAGAAATTCCATCAGGTGgatgtttttcaaatttcagtGCTGAATCTTTTAGGCAAAATCATGAGCTATGTGGAGTAGCTCGGCTACATGTTCTGCCCTGCCGGACAAAACATTCCAAGTCAAAAACTGTTTCGTCTTTGATTAAATATGTTGTTCCTCCTCTCTTGTCAACAATTCTCATGGTGACTGTTGTACTTATATTGATAAGAAAACGGAACCAACACGTAAAGATGAAGATGGAGGAATCACAGCTTGCTGCAATTCTTTCACCTATTGCATACTTGAGAAATGTTTCATATCTTGAACTTGTAAGAGCTACGCATTCTTTTTCTGAATCCAATCTACTAGGAAAGGGAAGTTACGGTTCAGTTTATCGAGGGGAACTCAACGATGGAACAGATGTAGCTGTAAAAGTTTTTAACACACTGACAGAAGAATCAACCAAGAGTTTCTATGCTGAATGTAAGATATTGAGCAACATCCGTCACCGGAACCTTACAAAGATCCTCAGTTGTTGTAGTACCACAGACTTCAAAGCTCTTGTATTAGATTACATGCCAAATGGTAATCTTGAAAAGTGGCTATATTCTCAAGATTGTTGTTTAAGTATGCTTCAAAGATTGAACATAGCAATAGATATTGCTTCAGCTTTAGAATATCTGCATTGTGGTCTAACAACTCCTATTGTACACTGTGACTTGAAGCCTAACAATATCCTGTTAGATGAAGATATGACTGCACATCTTTGCGATTTCGGGATCGCAAAAATTTTTGAGCAAGACATGGATATGGCTCAAACCAAGACACTAGCCACCATTGGATATATGGCACCAG AGTATGGAACTCATGGGATAGTTTCAACAAGTGGAGATATCTACAGCTATGGCATTATATTGTTGGAAATGTTTACAGGAAAAAAACCAACTGATGATATGTTCGGGGAGACAATGAACTTGAAATGTTTCGTGGGCGAAAGCTTACGTAGAAAATCTTTAATGGAAGTTGTGGATTCTGATTTGATTAGAGATGTTCAACAGTTCTCTGAAGTAATACAACAGTTTGTGTCATCTATTTTTTGTTTGGGATTGGAATGTCTAAAAGATTGTCCTGAAGACAGAATGAGCATTAGTAATGTTGTGGATAGCCTTAGAAAAGctaaaattgaatatttagcAATTAGATAA